In the Cydia fagiglandana chromosome 14, ilCydFagi1.1, whole genome shotgun sequence genome, one interval contains:
- the LOC134670592 gene encoding uncharacterized protein LOC134670592: MSTVEPSRRVTVQIRGLTEGHTHLVRLRTVKDLGINSQQVPRTLIDRYKHLRGLQEATYATATPRVLIGSDNWHMIIPLEARTGTKDEPAAVKIDLGWLIYGRAPQTPRRAERVLHLSQANERDGELNKQLQRYFEIDSLGIKLIDKVRPQDERAQRLFNETVKQVSTSQGPRYEVGQLWRDDDPRLPPSYNMALTRLRGIERKMDRDPNFAAKYTAQVDNLLNKGYAERVSEPGLDPRSCYLPHFSVHNPNKPKKIRLVFDAAAVNQGQSLNNFILEGPDMLQSLLGIILRFREGAFAVTADVEEMFLRIQIREEDRNSQMFLWRAARRSGVPDVYRMKSMVFGIASSPFLAHSVRNYNAYSHENRYPRALEDIVRNHYMDDYVSSYENEADAIACVEEVSACHQQAGFHLRGWSSNSTLLIERIPEELRADTPAPIGDKEQKVLGLTWDARTDHLGFNITMIRVPSDVKELKRAPTKREALSAVMSIYDPLGIISYFSITAKIQLQRLWGLSLDWNAPLPPDECEEFQTWLRALDHVGGLRIPRHYGPMEMVRRTLHIFVDASSQAYAAVAYWRIERRGEVYVSLIAAKAKVGPTRSISIPRAELQSALIGARLKKTILEQHRYEVAEVVMWSDSRTTLHWVRENARRYSAYVSHRLGEIAELTEPEQWRWVPTRQNVADDATRADSTREFNITHRWFQGPAFLRLPATEWPQEPSNQPEPEPEVLEVKQCLASREVASPPLPDVSRFSSYDRLLGTTARMLQFIDILKSKTKMNLQTEHILAAERLLLQRAQKEDFADELRSLHRGEPLTKGSPLFELDPELAPDNVLRMRGRIDAAPVPINKRPAILHGRNRYHREETREALGGALHLPNDPGGALGAGAFPQH, encoded by the exons ATGTCAACAGTAGAACCCAGCCGACGCGTGACGGTGCAAATACGCGGGCTGACCGAAGGACATACACATCTCGTGAGACTTAGAACGGTAAAAGACCTAGGTATAAACTCTCAACAAGTGCCAAGAACTTTGATCGACCGATACAAGCACCTGAGGGGCCTACAAGAGGCCACATATGCTACCGCGACGCCTCGAGTGCTCATCGGATCGGACAATTGGCACATGATAATTCCACTTGAAGCACGGACCGGAACGAAGGATGAACCTGCTGCAGTTAAGATAGATCTTGGCTGGTTAATATATGGACGCGCGCCGCAGACCCCGCGGCGAGCTGAACGAGTGTTACACCTCTCACAAGCGAACGAACGAGACGGGGAGTTGAACAAACAATTACAGCGATATTTTGAAATCGACTCGCTGGGGATAAAGCTGATCGATAAGGTGCGCCCGCAGGACGAACGAGCGCAAAGGTTGTTCAACGAGACTGTAAAGCAAGTGAGTACATCACAAGGCCCAAGATACGAAGTAGGGCAACTATGGCGTGATGATGACCCTAGACTACCGCCTAGCTACAACATGGCCCTGACAAGACTACGCGGAATAGAACGGAAGATGGATAGGGATCCGAACTTCGCTGCGAAATATACTGCGCAAGTAGATAATTTACTGAACAAGGGGTACGCTGAGAGAGTAAGTGAACCAGGTCTAGATCCAAGATCATGCTATCTCCCTCACTTTTCTGTCCACAATCCGAACAAACCAAAGAAGATCCGTCTTGTATTTGATGCCGCAGCAGTAAATCAGGGACAAAGCCTGAACAACTTCATTCTTGAAGGACCAGATATGTTACAATCACTTTTGGGTATAATTTTACGCTTCAGGGAAGGCGCGTTTGCTGTGACTGCAGACGTAGAAGAAATGTTCCTGAGAATCCAGATCCGTGAAGAGGACAGAAACTCACAGATGTTCCTGTGGCGAGCGGCGCGCCGAAGCGGCGTCCCTGATGTGTACCGAATGAAGTCAATGGTATTTGGTATCGCGAGCTCACCGTTCCTCGCACATTCGGTAAGAAATTATAATGCTTACTCTCACGAGAACCGCTACCCGAGGGCCCTAGAAGACATAGTTAGAAACCACTACATGGACGACTATGTTTCAAGCTATGAAAACGAAGCAGATGCTATCGCGTGCGTCGAAGAGGTCTCCGCTTGCCACCAGCAGGCTGGATTTCATCTCCGTGGGTGGTCTAGTAACTCGACACTTCTTATAGAACGGATCCCAGAGGAACTACGAGCCGACACACCCGCGCCGATTGGCGATAAGGAACAAAAGGTATTGGGTTTAACCTGGGATGCAAGAACAGACCATCTAGGCTTCAACATTACCATGATCCGAGTCCCTAGCGATGTTAAGGAACTTAAAAGGGCTCCGACGAAAAGAGAGGCTCTCAGCGCAGTTATGAGTATTTATGATCCGTTGGGAATAATCTCGTATTTCTCAATTACAGCAAAGATCCAGCTACAGCGACTCTGGGGCCTAAGTTTGGATTGGAACGCTCCGCTGCCACCAGACGAGTGCGAGGAATTCCAGACATGGCTACGAGCGCTGGATCACGTCGGTGGACTGCGCATTCCCCGCCACTACGGACCTATGGAAATGGTGAGACGAACCCTCCATATTTTTGTTGACGCATCCTCACAAGCATACGCAGCGGTCGCTTACTGGCGTATCGAAAGACGAGGGGAGGTCTATGTCAGCCTGATCGCGGCAAAGGCTAAAGTGGGACCAACGCGCTCTATTTCGATACCACGAGCGGAGCTACAGTCGGCCTTGATCGGAGCTCGACTGAAGAAGACTATTCTAGAACAACACAGGTACGAGGTAGCGGAAGTCGTCATGTGGTCTGACAGCCGAACGACACTCCACTGGGTAAGAGAAAACGCACGCCGCTACAGCGCCTATGTCTCGCACCGCCTAGGCGAGATAGCCGAACTCACGGAACCAGAACAGTGGCGATGGGTGCCGACACGCCAGAACGTCGCAGATGACGCCACTCGAGCGGACAGCACACGTGAGTTTAACATAACACACAGATGGTTCCAAGGACCCGCCTTTTTACGGCTACCAGCTACAGAATGGCCACAAGAACCGTCGAACCAGCCAGAACCAGAGCCAGAAGTACTGGAAGTCAAACAGTGCTTAGCGAGTCGCGAGGTTGCCTCGCCACCGCTGCCCGATGTGAGCCGATTTTCAAGCTACGACCGGTTACTTGGAACAACTGCACGAATGTTGCAATTTATTGACATTCTAAAATCTAAAACTAAGATGAACTTACAAACCGAACATATTCTGGCCGCTGAACGTTTACTATTGCAGAGAGCGCAGAAAGAGGACTTCGCCGACGAACTTCGAAGCCTCCACCGCGGCGAGCCTCTGACCAAAGGCAGCCCGCTCTTCGAGCTGGACCCCGAGCTCGCACCTGACAACGTGCTCCGCATGCGGGGGCGCATCGACGCCGCGCCCGTGCCTATCAACAAGAGGCCCGCCATTCTACACGGACGTAACCG TTACCATCGGGAGGAGACACGAGAAGCGCTGGGTGGCGCTCTACACCTGCCTAACGACCCGGGCGGTGCACTTGGAGCTGGTGCATTCCCTCAGCACTGA